One window of the Caldilineales bacterium genome contains the following:
- a CDS encoding sugar ABC transporter permease, producing MAAQAGFHPSSRNQPEGWEFTASTLLGLGCAVLLMVAVIFLAWVQGNTTLNAARIVSDNLYGAADALPSPWLGLLPVLTFFAVVLGLLGALKPEHDRISSWGMLAVGIVGLVYFVTTRGLPVRGDASLRPGLGYWLALLACLGLALQFPLAHPSVRVLLQRKPGRRGRSLPQWAWPVVFLAPPLILYFIWIIAPTLYTIYLSLTNWDSISAPVWVGLRNYIYLFSKDRNFTESLLNNLRWLIVFITVPTTAGLAMALIFNTEMRGGRWYKVSFYAPLVLSLPVIGLIWAWVYNPRLGLINQFLANIGVENLPGWLGDRSLAIWCVIMSAVWRQVGYVMVLYLAGLKNLDPTLLDAALVDGASRWNLFRFVVFPLLAPVTTIIIVISIIDSLRAFDLVAIMTRGGQSTQVLANFMYIEAFNNYRMGYGAAIAVILFLISLVFIGFYLSRVVKEEMEY from the coding sequence ATGGCAGCTCAAGCCGGTTTTCACCCCTCATCTCGCAACCAGCCCGAAGGCTGGGAGTTTACCGCCTCCACCCTGCTCGGCCTCGGCTGCGCCGTGCTCCTCATGGTGGCAGTGATTTTCCTGGCCTGGGTGCAGGGCAACACCACCCTCAACGCCGCTCGCATCGTTTCCGACAACCTCTACGGCGCGGCGGACGCCCTGCCTTCACCCTGGCTGGGTTTGCTGCCCGTGCTCACATTCTTTGCCGTCGTCCTCGGTCTGTTGGGCGCGCTCAAGCCCGAACATGACCGCATTTCCTCGTGGGGGATGCTGGCGGTCGGCATCGTCGGGCTGGTCTATTTCGTCACCACGCGGGGATTGCCGGTTCGTGGCGACGCTAGCCTGCGGCCCGGGCTGGGCTATTGGCTGGCGTTGTTGGCCTGCCTGGGCCTGGCGCTGCAGTTCCCGCTCGCCCATCCATCGGTGCGCGTCCTCTTGCAGCGCAAGCCAGGACGACGAGGGCGATCCCTCCCGCAGTGGGCCTGGCCGGTCGTCTTCCTGGCCCCGCCCCTCATCCTCTATTTCATCTGGATCATCGCCCCCACCCTCTACACCATCTATCTTAGCCTGACCAACTGGGACAGCATCTCTGCTCCTGTTTGGGTGGGGCTGCGCAACTACATCTATCTCTTCAGCAAAGACCGGAACTTCACCGAGTCACTGCTCAACAACCTCCGCTGGCTGATCGTCTTCATCACCGTGCCGACCACGGCGGGGCTGGCGATGGCGCTTATCTTCAACACCGAAATGCGCGGGGGGCGTTGGTACAAAGTCAGCTTCTACGCTCCGCTGGTGCTGTCGCTGCCGGTCATCGGCCTGATCTGGGCCTGGGTCTACAATCCTCGACTGGGATTGATCAACCAGTTTCTGGCGAACATCGGCGTCGAAAACCTGCCAGGCTGGCTGGGCGACCGCTCTCTGGCCATCTGGTGCGTGATCATGTCGGCCGTGTGGCGGCAGGTGGGCTATGTCATGGTGCTCTATCTGGCCGGACTCAAGAACCTGGACCCGACCCTGCTCGATGCCGCCCTGGTGGATGGGGCCAGCCGCTGGAATCTCTTCCGTTTCGTCGTCTTTCCGCTCCTGGCGCCGGTGACGACCATCATCATCGTCATCTCCATCATCGACTCGCTACGCGCCTTCGATCTGGTGGCAATCATGACCCGCGGCGGCCAGAGCACGCAAGTGTTGGCGAACTTCATGTACATCG